The Kiritimatiellia bacterium genomic sequence CTCCGGATGCTGGCGTGGCTGGTGGCGATCATGGCGCTGCTGGCGGTGGTCCTGTTGTTCGTGTTCATCGGGGCCTCGTGGAATGCCGGGATGCTGGAGTACCTGCTGCCCATCACCGGCGCCGCCCTCTTCTGGGGCGCGGCTATGGGGGTGGCCATCTGGCTGCTGCTTGCGCCTTTTTTGCTGCTCGGCGCGCGCAATGCACTGTATAATAAAAGGTTGAAGGCCATACTGTCCCTGGAAGAAAGACCCGGCGATATCTTATGAAGAATCATTGGCGGATAGGGCGGCTTCTCACGGCCTGCGCCGCGGCGTGGGCCGGCCTGGCGCGGGCGGAAGGCCCGATCGAGGTGCCGCTCAAGTACCAGGCCGTCAGCGAGCGGTCGCGCGATTTCTATCCGCGCGGCATGTTGTCCCCCGAACTGGCCGGCACCGCGCCGGAGGGGGAATGGAAGATGCCGGAGTGGAAGAGCAAGCATCCCGCGTTCGCGCGGGTCAAGCTGGGCGACCGGGAGCACCTGCTCGCCTTCGATGTCTCCGCCTCGAAGAGCAAGATGTACGATCGCCTCTACTTCGACGCGAACGCCAACCGGGACCTGACGGACGACCCGGTGATCTCCGGCGAAGTGGAGGCGGGGCGCGGGCCTGCGGGCGTTGAGTTCCCCCCGATGGACGTGACCGTCGAAACCGCGGGCCGTTCCCTGCCGTACCGGATGAAGCCCTCGATCTACGCTTATAGCCGGGGGGCGGGCGAGACCAGCAAGGCCTTTCCCAAGATGATGATCCGATTCATGCTGCAGACCTTCTGCTATTACGGCGGCGAGCTCGAGGCCGGCGGGACGCGGTACACGCTGTACCTGGCCGATGCCAACGCCAACGGCGTTTTCGGCGAGGTGGCTACCCCGGTCCGCGGGGGCGCGCGGGTCCACTTGTCGGGCGACGCGTTCTTTCTGACCACCAACAAGCCCTCGTACTACGACGGGATGAGCTGCGGGACACACTGGTTTTTGGGCGGCCAGCTCTACGCCGTGTCGCTGGATCCGGGCCTTGAGAAGCTGACCCTGGCGCCCGCCGAGGGGCCGCTGCACCCGCTGGCCTTGAGCGCGGACCCGGATCGGCTGATGCTGTTCGATGCCGAGGGCAAGCAGTCCGTGGCGTGCTTCCAGCCGGGCCGCGTGCTCCAGCTCCCCGCGGGAACCTACCAGTTTGCCAGCTACCGCTTGCTGCGGCGCGAGACCAACGGCGCGCTCTGGCAGTTGATGGCTTCCGCCACGACCGGCGCCCCGCCCGCCGAGGTCGGCGCCGACCGGAAAGGCGAACTGGTGTTCGGCGAGCCCTTTCGCCCCGTGGTCGAGATTCCCGAATGGTCCCGGGCCGTCAAGTCCGGCGGGCGTCCGGTCCGCATGAGTTTTGAAATCTACGGCGCGGGGAACGAGCTCGTGTACGACGTGTCCCTGGTGTCCGGCCGGTCGGCCCTGGCGATGGGCCGGCGCAGCGTCCGGCCCAAGGAGGCCACGTACACCATCGCCACGCCGGACGGGGAGCTCGTCCAGCGCGGCACTTTCGAGTATGGGTGAGGCTTCAGTTGCTCGGCCACATGGAGTGGCCCCAAGAAAGGTCAGAACTACTACGTCTTCTGCAAGTACCAGGTCGGGCCGTTCAAGACCCAGCTGGAGACCCAGGAGTTGACGCCGTAAGGGCGGCGGTCAGCAGGCCTGCCGTTTCGGGATCGCCGGGGCCATGGTCAGCGCCAGGCCGGCCAGCACGAAGGCCGCGCCGAGAATCAGTTGAGGCGTCAGCGTTTCACCCAGCCAGAGCCGCGCGAACAGCGAGGCCAGCACCGGCTTGAGGAAGAAGTAGAACGAGCCGCGTGCCGCGCCCAAGCGGTGCAATCCCTTGAAGTAGGCGACGTACGCGATCGCCGTGGCGAAGAAAACCAGGTAAACAAGCCCCGGCCAGTTCACGTGCGCGAGGGCGGGGCCGGGCGGTCCCTCCATCCGCCAGGCGAGGGGAACCAGGAATGCGCTGCCCGCGAGGCCCGCCAGGCTCAAGATCGGAAAGGGCCCGAAGCGTGGCAGGTCCCGCTTGGCCAGCACGGTGTAGAGGGCGAACAGAACCAGGGAGCCGGTCATCAGCGCAATGCCCGCCCGCGTGTCCAGTCCCGCCGCGGGCCGGGACAGGAACAGCGCGACGCCCGCCAGCCCGCAGAGCATGCCCGCGATTTTTCTCCGCCCGGGCCGTTCCCCGAGCAGCCAGGGTGAAAACAGCACGACGAACGCCGGGTTGGCGCTGAACAGGATCGCCGCCGAGTTGGCGCGCATCCGCGGGATCGCCAGGTGGTAGAGCCCGATGGACAGCGTCACACCGATCAGCGCCAGGACGACGAATCGGCCGGCGTCGCGGAGCGAGAGCCGTTCCTCGCGCCGGCGCAGGGCCAGCCACGCCGGGCCCAGCAACAGAAGCCCCGTCAGTGAAAAACGAACGACGGCCAGCCACAGCGGCGGGATGCCACGGCCGACCCACTTGGTCGCGACCTCGACCGAGCTGAAAAGAACGATGCCGATTAACAGCCAAAGATGGCCGGCCATGGAATGATTCCGAGGTGTGTGGGTGCCATCCCGAGCGCAGCGAGGGATCTCCGCGCAACGCGAGGAGGAGATCCCTCACTTCGTTCGGGATGACAGTGCTGTGTGCATAACGACTTCCGGGGCAGCATGCTAGGATTTCCTCGGCGTTTCCCACGGGAACCGGTAGGCCGTCAGCTTCAGTTCGTCCCGCATGGCCGCGACTTGTTTCTGAAGCTCCGGGTTGAGCGGCACGCCCTGGTCCTTCCGCTCCAGCCAGGCCAGGTGCTCCTTCTCGCCGCAGGTATAGATTCGCTCGGCGCCCGGCGCCTTCTTCGACGCGCGAAGCTGACGCAGGATGTCGCCCGTGGTCTTCCTGAACTCGTCGAGCGGCGTGAAGAACGAGATGTCGATCGCGATGAAGAAGTGACCAATCCGGTAGGGGATCTTGCGGCCCTGCTCGTCGAGGCCGAGCAGCATCTTCATGAACGCGCCCTGCTGGAGCGCGGCGGACATGACCTCGACTACCGTGGCGAACCCGTAGCCCTTGTAGCCCGCCGTCTCCTCGCCGATGCCCCCGAGCGGCGTCAGCGCCGCCCGGCTCTGAATCAGCGCGTCCAGGATGTCGGCCGAATTCGTCATGGTTTCGCCCCGGTCGTTGACGACCAGCCCGGGCGTGCACGCCTTTCCCTCGCGCGCGTACTGCTCGATCTTGCCGCGCTGGATGATCGAGGTCGCGTAATCGTTGACG encodes the following:
- a CDS encoding EamA family transporter, which translates into the protein MAGHLWLLIGIVLFSSVEVATKWVGRGIPPLWLAVVRFSLTGLLLLGPAWLALRRREERLSLRDAGRFVVLALIGVTLSIGLYHLAIPRMRANSAAILFSANPAFVVLFSPWLLGERPGRRKIAGMLCGLAGVALFLSRPAAGLDTRAGIALMTGSLVLFALYTVLAKRDLPRFGPFPILSLAGLAGSAFLVPLAWRMEGPPGPALAHVNWPGLVYLVFFATAIAYVAYFKGLHRLGAARGSFYFFLKPVLASLFARLWLGETLTPQLILGAAFVLAGLALTMAPAIPKRQAC
- a CDS encoding Ldh family oxidoreductase; translated protein: MSDDVCWVPFETMERFAVDVFKGVGVPEADARVCADVILAADRRGIDSHGVGRLKSIYYDRIVKDRIQQPVTRFEIVSDRAATAVVDGHLGMGMVVAKRCMEMAIAKARTHGLGMVVARNSTHFGIAAYYSMMACDAGMIGITGTNARPSIAPTFGVENMLGTNPLVFGFPTDEPFPFVNDYATSIIQRGKIEQYAREGKACTPGLVVNDRGETMTNSADILDALIQSRAALTPLGGIGEETAGYKGYGFATVVEVMSAALQQGAFMKMLLGLDEQGRKIPYRIGHFFIAIDISFFTPLDEFRKTTGDILRQLRASKKAPGAERIYTCGEKEHLAWLERKDQGVPLNPELQKQVAAMRDELKLTAYRFPWETPRKS